A window of Candidatus Tectomicrobia bacterium genomic DNA:
CAAGGGGCCAAGCGCCCCGTGGGCTCGGCCGTCGTCCTCTGGCGGCGGGGCTCCCCCTCGGCCCGCCTCTATACCATCGCCGCCGACCCCGCCTTCCAGGGCAAGGGGGCGGGGAGCCTCCTCCTCGAAGCCTGCGAGCGCGCCGCCGCGGAGAAGGGCTGCGCCCAGATGCGGCTCGAGGTGCGCCAGAGCAACCGCCGGGCCATCGCCTTCTACGAGCGGCGCGGCTACCGCGCCGTCGAGACCCTGCCCGGCTACTACCCCGGCGGCGAGGCCGGCCTGCGCATGGCCAAGGACCTGGGCCCGTCCTCCTCCGCCGAAGCGGCCGCCCCCGCGCGCCGCGGCGCCGCGGCGCGCGGAGGCCCGAAGGCGGGTGCGAGTTCCGGTAAGCCGGGCGCCCCGGCCGGAGCCGGAGGGGACGGCCCCCGGCTCGACCTGCCCTACTACGCCCAGACCCTCGGCTTCACCTGCGGCCCCGCCTGCCTGATGATGGCCATGCGGCACTTCGACCCCAAGCTCCGCCTCGACCGCACCCTGGAGCTCGTCCTCTGGAAGGAGGCCACCACCGTCTTCATGACGGCCGGCCTGGGCGGCTGCGAGCCCTTCGGCCTCGCCGTGGCCGCCGGGCGCCGGGGTTACCGGGCCGAGGTGCTCGTCCCGGGCCGGGGCGTTCCCTTCCTCGGCTCGGTCCGCACCGAGGACAAGAAGGAGGTGGTGCGCCTCGTCCACCGGCAGATGAAGGCCGAGGCGGAATCCCTGGGGACGGCCGTCCGCTACCGCGGCTTTGGCTCCGCCGACATCGCCCGGGCGCTGCGCGGGGGCGCCGTGCCCATCGTCCTCGTCAGCGCCCACCGGCTCCACGGCTTCAGGGTGCCGCACTGGGTGGTGGTCACCGGCTTCGACGGGCGGAACATCTACCTGCACGACCCCTACGAACGCCACTACCGGCCCCACCCCCGGCGGGCCCGCCACCTCCGGGTGAGCGCCGGGGAGTTCGAGCGGATGACGCGCTGGGGCAAGGACTCCCTCCGCAGCGCCGTCCTCATCCGCCCCGCCCCCCGCGCGCGTAAAAATAAGCCTGAATATCCCTGAACATCCCTGAATACCCCTGAAAGAGCCTGAAACCCTCACCCGC
This region includes:
- a CDS encoding GNAT family N-acetyltransferase/peptidase C39 family protein, whose amino-acid sequence is MAPKFSVRPAGPGDLDALERLERAGFRPEDAFSRAQLRRLLAGNAAAFLAESTQGAKRPVGSAVVLWRRGSPSARLYTIAADPAFQGKGAGSLLLEACERAAAEKGCAQMRLEVRQSNRRAIAFYERRGYRAVETLPGYYPGGEAGLRMAKDLGPSSSAEAAAPARRGAAARGGPKAGASSGKPGAPAGAGGDGPRLDLPYYAQTLGFTCGPACLMMAMRHFDPKLRLDRTLELVLWKEATTVFMTAGLGGCEPFGLAVAAGRRGYRAEVLVPGRGVPFLGSVRTEDKKEVVRLVHRQMKAEAESLGTAVRYRGFGSADIARALRGGAVPIVLVSAHRLHGFRVPHWVVVTGFDGRNIYLHDPYERHYRPHPRRARHLRVSAGEFERMTRWGKDSLRSAVLIRPAPRARKNKPEYP